From Salinicoccus roseus, one genomic window encodes:
- a CDS encoding glycosyltransferase family 4 protein gives MKRVLILVNHEVVIYNFRLEIVERLIEKEYEVYISSPAGEKIEELSALGCKHVDLTINRHGTNVVEELKLLSYYIKTIKRTKPDVVLSFTIKPNIYGGIACRLLNVPLIANITGLGTAVENKSIMQRISIRLYKMAFKKVNCVFFQNTENMEFFNNYNIAVDKHKLLPGSGVNLNRFDVLEYPHDKTTEFVFISRIMKEKGIEQYLEAAQYIKDKYPNTLFHVCGFCEEAYEDQLNELHEQGIIYYHGMVRNVSEILKRSHCTIHPTYYPEGLSNVLLESAASGRPIITTNRSGCREVVEEGKNGYMVEQKNSQALIKAIEKFLELDHKLKKQMGTEGRRKVEKEFDRGIVVDAYLKEVDKV, from the coding sequence ATGAAAAGGGTACTTATCTTAGTTAACCATGAGGTGGTTATTTACAATTTCAGGTTGGAAATTGTAGAGCGTCTTATTGAAAAGGAATATGAAGTTTATATCTCTAGTCCAGCTGGTGAAAAAATAGAGGAACTGAGTGCATTAGGTTGTAAACATGTGGACTTAACCATAAATCGCCACGGAACAAATGTTGTAGAAGAACTAAAACTATTGTCTTATTATATAAAAACAATAAAGCGGACTAAACCAGATGTAGTTCTTTCTTTTACTATCAAGCCCAATATATACGGTGGTATAGCATGTAGGTTATTGAATGTTCCTTTAATAGCTAATATTACAGGTTTAGGTACAGCAGTCGAAAACAAAAGTATAATGCAGAGAATATCTATCCGCCTCTATAAAATGGCTTTTAAAAAAGTGAATTGTGTATTCTTCCAAAACACTGAAAATATGGAGTTCTTTAATAATTATAATATTGCAGTAGATAAACATAAGTTACTACCCGGCTCAGGAGTAAACTTAAATCGTTTTGATGTACTAGAGTATCCTCATGATAAAACAACAGAATTTGTTTTTATCTCTAGAATTATGAAAGAAAAAGGTATTGAGCAGTATTTAGAAGCTGCTCAATATATAAAAGATAAGTATCCAAACACATTATTTCACGTGTGTGGATTTTGTGAAGAGGCATATGAAGACCAATTAAATGAGCTTCATGAGCAAGGGATTATTTATTATCATGGAATGGTCAGAAACGTAAGTGAGATTTTAAAAAGAAGTCATTGTACTATTCATCCAACATATTATCCAGAGGGTCTATCCAATGTACTGCTTGAAAGTGCAGCAAGTGGCAGGCCTATTATTACTACTAATCGAAGTGGTTGTCGCGAAGTTGTAGAAGAAGGGAAAAATGGCTATATGGTAGAGCAAAAAAATAGCCAAGCTCTTATAAAAGCTATAGAGAAATTTCTAGAATTAGATCATAAACTTAAAAAGCAAATGGGTACAGAAGGTAGGAGAAAAGTTGAAAAAGAATTTGATAGAGGGATTGTAGTGGATGCATATCTTAAAGAAGTAGATAAAGTTTAG
- a CDS encoding NAD-dependent epimerase/dehydratase family protein, whose product MKKILVTGTNSYIGNSLSSWLARYPDDYCIDTISLRDNSWKTKRFSDYDVVFHVAGIAHVSSDPNMEEEYYKVNRDLTIEAAEKAKRDGVKQFIFMSSIIVYGDSTSEKSIIDRKTEPKPSSFYGESKLQAEEGIKPLESKDFNVVIIRPPMIYGKGSKGNYPKLSKAAQKLPIFPDIDNQRSILHIDNLSEFIKLMIDNEESGTFFPQNSDYVKTSEMVKIIAETHNKKLKLTKVFNPLIKLLVGKIGIINKVFGNLVYSDDISTYKKEYRVHDFKETIEATELGRIK is encoded by the coding sequence ATGAAAAAAATATTAGTAACGGGAACTAACAGTTATATTGGAAATAGTTTATCGAGTTGGTTAGCAAGATATCCTGACGACTACTGCATTGATACCATCAGTCTAAGAGACAATTCTTGGAAAACAAAAAGATTCTCGGATTACGATGTAGTTTTTCACGTCGCTGGAATAGCGCATGTTTCTTCTGATCCGAATATGGAAGAAGAATATTACAAAGTAAATCGTGACCTTACGATTGAGGCTGCAGAAAAAGCCAAACGTGATGGAGTTAAGCAGTTCATCTTTATGAGTAGTATTATAGTTTATGGAGACAGTACGAGTGAAAAAAGCATCATTGATAGGAAGACGGAACCGAAACCTAGCAGCTTTTATGGGGAGAGTAAGCTTCAGGCTGAGGAAGGCATCAAGCCTTTGGAATCTAAGGATTTCAACGTTGTAATAATTAGGCCTCCGATGATTTATGGAAAAGGTTCGAAAGGTAATTATCCTAAACTTTCCAAAGCAGCTCAAAAACTTCCGATATTTCCTGATATCGATAATCAGCGAAGTATTCTTCATATAGATAACCTTAGTGAATTTATTAAGCTGATGATCGATAATGAAGAAAGCGGGACTTTCTTTCCGCAGAATAGTGATTATGTAAAGACAAGCGAAATGGTTAAAATAATCGCTGAAACTCATAACAAAAAGTTAAAGTTGACAAAAGTATTCAATCCATTAATAAAGCTTCTTGTGGGGAAAATAGGGATTATAAATAAAGTCTTCGGTAATTTGGTTTACAGCGATGATATCAGTACTTATAAAAAGGAATACAGAGTTCATGATTTTAAAGAAACTATTGAAGCGACAGAGTTAGGGAGAATTAAGTAA
- a CDS encoding sugar transferase, with translation MYLKIKRLIDFSLSLLAMLVLWPLFLLIAIVIKIDSKGPVLFKQKRIGRNKKHFNILKFRTMRIDTPDDMPTHLFEDPDAFITKSGKILRKTSLDELPQVINILKGEMSIIGPRPALWNQYDLIAERDKYKANDVPTGLTGWAQINGRDETPIEIKAKLDGEYVENMGPIMDTKCFFATLISVVKSDGVVEGGRKSSQKENYSQ, from the coding sequence ATGTATTTGAAAATAAAAAGACTAATAGATTTCAGTCTGTCTCTTCTAGCTATGTTGGTGCTATGGCCTTTGTTCCTTTTGATAGCGATAGTGATAAAAATTGATTCAAAAGGACCTGTGCTGTTTAAACAAAAACGAATCGGGAGGAATAAAAAACACTTCAATATATTGAAATTCCGAACAATGAGAATAGATACACCTGATGATATGCCGACCCACCTCTTTGAAGACCCGGATGCGTTCATTACAAAAAGCGGTAAAATTCTTAGAAAAACAAGTTTGGATGAACTCCCGCAAGTCATTAATATTCTAAAGGGGGAAATGAGCATCATTGGTCCAAGGCCAGCCTTGTGGAACCAATATGATCTTATAGCAGAACGTGATAAATATAAGGCTAATGATGTTCCAACAGGACTGACAGGCTGGGCACAGATTAATGGGAGGGATGAAACGCCTATTGAAATAAAAGCTAAATTAGATGGGGAATATGTTGAGAATATGGGCCCTATAATGGATACAAAATGTTTCTTTGCTACTTTAATAAGTGTTGTAAAAAGTGATGGTGTCGTTGAAGGTGGAAGAAAAAGTTCTCAAAAGGAGAATTATTCTCAATGA
- a CDS encoding polysaccharide biosynthesis protein has translation MGAKERYILLLIIDSLIVTFSVFIGYYILAPFFLQYTMPVLITTSIILLISHHVFAYVFNLYHRAWEYASVRELMSIAQAVTASIITTYILNILLFQTTFTRLMIITWMMHLILIGGSRLSWRVARHHLIGKQSSDQEKLRTLIVGAGKGGSILIKQMLDTPAMNMLPVVAVDDDSTKQRMELAGGVRVEGKREDIEKLIKKYDIRKVVIAIPSLSKTELNEIYELSNHESVEVMIMPNIDDVMSGKVEVNALKKVEVEDLLGREPVKLDTAGIEEQVRDRTILVTGAGGSIGSEIVRQITKFQPREIVLLGHGENSIYTILEEMTGRNNNIEYIPIIADVQDRQRMFEVFETYKPNIVYHAAAHKHVPLMEYNPKEAVKNNIIGTKNTAEAACEYKTEKFVLISTDKAVNPPNVMGASKRVAEMVVQGLNQNCKETTLVAVRFGNVLGSRGSVIPKFRKQIEAGGPITVTDERMTRYFMTIPEASRLVIQAGAIAEGGEVFVLDMGEPVKIVNLARNMIKLSGYKEDEIGIKFSGVRPGEKLFEELLSEDEIHPNQVYTKIYRGKTVSYPIIEIEKTIKQLENNNNIKELLLDFVNRKEYTKN, from the coding sequence ATGGGTGCAAAAGAACGGTATATACTTCTCCTTATCATTGACTCATTGATTGTGACATTTTCAGTATTCATCGGCTATTACATATTGGCACCATTCTTCCTCCAGTATACGATGCCAGTCCTTATTACCACTTCAATCATCCTCTTGATCAGTCACCATGTCTTTGCATACGTATTTAACCTTTATCACCGCGCTTGGGAGTATGCGAGCGTCAGAGAATTGATGTCCATCGCCCAAGCAGTTACCGCATCGATTATCACAACTTACATATTGAACATCTTGTTGTTCCAGACAACATTTACAAGGTTGATGATCATTACCTGGATGATGCACCTTATATTGATTGGCGGCTCAAGATTGTCATGGCGTGTTGCACGGCATCACTTAATAGGAAAACAATCTTCAGACCAGGAAAAACTCCGCACTTTAATTGTGGGAGCTGGAAAGGGTGGTTCAATACTGATTAAGCAGATGTTGGACACTCCTGCAATGAACATGCTGCCTGTAGTGGCGGTAGATGATGATTCTACTAAGCAAAGAATGGAACTTGCTGGTGGTGTCAGGGTAGAGGGCAAAAGAGAAGATATAGAAAAGCTTATAAAAAAGTATGACATTCGGAAAGTCGTCATAGCAATTCCATCGTTAAGCAAAACAGAACTGAATGAAATTTATGAACTGTCTAATCATGAAAGTGTAGAAGTCATGATTATGCCAAATATCGATGATGTGATGTCTGGGAAAGTGGAAGTAAACGCACTCAAGAAAGTGGAAGTAGAAGACTTGTTGGGACGTGAGCCTGTAAAACTTGATACAGCAGGTATCGAAGAGCAGGTGAGAGATCGTACAATACTTGTTACAGGTGCTGGAGGCAGTATCGGATCAGAAATAGTCAGACAAATTACCAAGTTCCAGCCGAGGGAAATCGTGCTGCTTGGTCACGGCGAGAACAGTATCTATACGATTTTAGAAGAAATGACTGGAAGAAACAACAATATAGAATACATCCCAATCATTGCAGATGTTCAGGATCGTCAAAGAATGTTTGAAGTGTTTGAAACGTATAAACCGAATATTGTTTATCATGCTGCTGCGCACAAACATGTGCCGTTGATGGAATATAATCCTAAAGAAGCTGTAAAGAATAATATAATAGGTACAAAAAACACAGCAGAAGCCGCATGTGAATATAAAACTGAAAAGTTTGTATTGATATCTACTGATAAAGCAGTAAATCCACCGAATGTAATGGGAGCCTCAAAACGGGTTGCTGAAATGGTGGTGCAAGGGTTGAATCAAAATTGTAAAGAAACTACTCTGGTAGCTGTAAGATTTGGTAACGTCTTAGGCAGTCGAGGCTCTGTAATACCTAAATTCAGAAAACAGATAGAAGCTGGAGGCCCGATTACCGTTACGGATGAACGAATGACTAGGTATTTTATGACCATACCCGAGGCTTCTAGACTTGTAATCCAAGCAGGTGCAATAGCAGAAGGGGGAGAAGTATTTGTGCTTGATATGGGAGAACCAGTAAAAATAGTGAATTTAGCTAGAAATATGATTAAATTAAGCGGTTATAAAGAAGATGAAATAGGAATAAAGTTTAGTGGTGTTAGACCGGGAGAGAAACTATTCGAAGAACTTTTAAGTGAAGATGAAATACATCCAAACCAAGTATATACAAAAATTTATAGAGGTAAAACAGTGTCTTATCCTATTATTGAAATTGAAAAGACGATTAAACAATTAGAAAATAACAATAATATCAAAGAACTGTTGCTAGACTTTGTGAATCGAAAAGAGTATACAAAAAATTAA
- a CDS encoding tyrosine-protein phosphatase codes for MIDIHNHVLIGVDDGPQTEEEAVLLLKQAIDNGITDIIATPHHYSGDFVNPGSKILEKLDELDQIILQHQLDINVHPGQEIRMNGNFVEELKSGSGIPLNQSQYVLVEFSFNEVPSYACPMFYDMQMSGYTPLIAHPERCKPIIKDPDKLHEYVEKGAVAQVTAGSVAGELGENLKETSLKMIEAHLVHLIASDAHHAELRPFMLKEAYDVVEKELGSIYVEDLKHNAEAVLRGKEVKVKRPSKIETHYKSSKKRKKKKFLGLF; via the coding sequence ATGATAGATATCCATAACCATGTACTCATAGGGGTGGACGATGGGCCACAGACAGAAGAGGAAGCGGTATTGCTTCTTAAACAGGCAATCGACAATGGCATAACGGATATCATTGCGACCCCACATCACTATAGTGGGGATTTCGTTAATCCCGGAAGTAAGATTTTAGAAAAATTGGACGAACTCGACCAGATCATTTTACAACATCAATTGGACATCAACGTACATCCCGGACAGGAGATCAGAATGAATGGGAACTTCGTCGAAGAGTTGAAGTCCGGTTCAGGCATCCCGCTCAACCAATCGCAGTACGTGCTGGTTGAGTTTTCTTTTAATGAAGTGCCGAGCTATGCATGTCCCATGTTCTATGACATGCAGATGAGCGGCTATACACCACTAATAGCACACCCGGAAAGATGCAAGCCAATAATCAAGGATCCGGATAAGCTTCATGAGTATGTGGAGAAGGGTGCAGTGGCGCAAGTAACTGCTGGATCGGTTGCTGGAGAGCTTGGAGAGAACCTAAAAGAAACAAGCTTAAAGATGATCGAGGCGCATCTGGTACATCTCATCGCCAGTGATGCGCATCATGCAGAACTGAGACCTTTCATGTTGAAGGAAGCATATGATGTAGTGGAGAAGGAACTCGGATCCATCTATGTGGAAGATTTGAAACACAATGCTGAAGCCGTATTGCGTGGAAAAGAAGTGAAGGTGAAGCGGCCATCTAAGATAGAAACACATTATAAAAGCAGTAAGAAAAGAAAAAAGAAGAAGTTTTTAGGATTATTTTAA
- a CDS encoding CpsD/CapB family tyrosine-protein kinase, with translation MFGKKRSHSYVSGPRELIVKRQPKSPVSEQFRTVRTNIMYSNIDTEIKTVLVTSATPGAGKSTTAANLAVAYAQSGKKTLLMDADMRRPTTHYTFEVTNQRGLSTVIVNDVPVENVVRETEIENLDIVSSGPIPPNPSELLSSNKMTHLLKTFSMHYDMVIIDSPPLLAVTDAQVLSKITDGTVLVTNVAENNRDKLREAKDLLDKADANILGVVMNNKKMNTKKDDYYYYYGSE, from the coding sequence ATGTTTGGTAAAAAAAGATCCCATAGTTATGTATCCGGCCCGAGGGAACTCATCGTGAAAAGACAACCTAAATCCCCAGTCAGTGAACAATTCCGGACTGTCCGGACGAACATCATGTATTCGAATATCGATACTGAAATAAAAACTGTTCTCGTCACCTCTGCGACACCAGGTGCAGGTAAGTCTACTACCGCAGCGAACCTCGCTGTCGCCTATGCCCAGTCCGGCAAGAAGACACTGCTGATGGATGCTGACATGAGGCGCCCGACGACGCACTATACATTTGAGGTCACCAATCAGCGGGGCCTATCCACAGTCATCGTCAATGATGTGCCTGTAGAGAATGTCGTCAGGGAAACGGAAATAGAGAACCTTGATATCGTTTCATCCGGGCCGATTCCTCCAAACCCGTCAGAGCTCCTGTCATCCAACAAGATGACACACTTGCTGAAGACATTCTCGATGCATTACGACATGGTCATCATCGATTCGCCGCCACTGCTCGCGGTGACCGATGCTCAGGTACTCAGCAAGATTACAGATGGCACAGTGCTCGTCACCAACGTAGCCGAAAACAACCGGGATAAATTAAGGGAAGCGAAGGATCTATTGGATAAGGCCGATGCGAACATTCTCGGCGTCGTCATGAACAACAAGAAGATGAATACTAAGAAGGACGACTACTATTATTATTACGGGAGCGAATGA
- a CDS encoding YveK family protein, giving the protein MEETLNLEDILEVIKKNLAMIIALVLLFGAAAAFATAFLMTPQYEANTQILVSQSQESEAVNNQDIQASLQLINTYRDIIKSPTVLDDVVSNLDLEQDTAALANQITVNNQDQSQVVTVTVTNENPQDAETIANEIADVFQERVQEVMNVDNVSILAPADVGEEPSPVSPQPLINIAIGMILGGLLGLGIAFLRAFLDKRVTTDEEIQKHLELPVLGTIAKFESQKGN; this is encoded by the coding sequence ATGGAAGAAACATTGAATTTGGAAGACATTCTTGAAGTGATCAAGAAGAACCTGGCGATGATCATCGCCCTTGTACTGCTCTTTGGTGCAGCCGCTGCATTCGCCACCGCATTTCTCATGACCCCGCAATATGAAGCCAACACACAGATCCTCGTCAGTCAATCTCAGGAATCGGAAGCCGTCAACAATCAGGATATTCAGGCCAGCCTTCAGCTGATCAATACATATAGGGACATCATAAAGAGCCCGACAGTGCTCGATGATGTTGTAAGCAACCTTGATCTGGAACAGGATACAGCGGCACTTGCCAACCAGATTACAGTGAATAACCAGGACCAGTCCCAGGTCGTGACAGTGACGGTCACCAATGAAAATCCGCAAGATGCTGAAACCATCGCCAATGAAATCGCCGATGTGTTCCAGGAGCGCGTGCAGGAAGTGATGAACGTCGATAACGTCTCCATTCTCGCTCCGGCAGATGTCGGAGAAGAGCCATCACCTGTATCTCCACAGCCGCTCATCAACATCGCCATCGGTATGATCCTCGGTGGACTGCTTGGACTCGGTATCGCATTCCTCAGGGCATTCCTAGACAAGCGGGTTACAACCGATGAAGAAATCCAGAAACACCTTGAACTGCCGGTACTCGGTACCATCGCAAAATTCGAGAGCCAGAAAGGAAACTGA
- a CDS encoding YkvI family membrane protein, with translation MMIGFAYTGVIVGAGFSTGQEILQFFTNYGTWSYAAIILSALIIMFVGRQAAKLGYRLKADSHEEPINTMFGDMIGKAIDYILVFFLYGIAVIMLAGAGSAFYESFGVAPWLGSLIMMVAVFVTLLLDFNKIVAVLGAVTPFLVAFVLIIAAFNVFNPVVPLGEVNQYAQIDRTPSGHWWWDAITYSGLVLATAFSFLSIMGSEASKHKAARRGALVGGIIIMLLMLLINGGMLANLNTANEAALPTLLLAEGVHPALSVGLSVVMLLVIYNTAVGLMYPFLTRFATAYSGKYKIMLAVGLLFGYALSFVGFVDLVNIFYPIFGYIGLFIAGGLTIRWVANKFSKKRLV, from the coding sequence ATGATGATTGGATTTGCCTACACGGGGGTCATTGTAGGGGCCGGGTTTTCCACAGGCCAAGAAATACTCCAGTTCTTCACGAACTATGGGACATGGAGCTATGCTGCAATCATCCTCTCGGCACTGATCATCATGTTTGTCGGCCGGCAAGCGGCTAAACTTGGCTATCGATTGAAGGCGGATTCCCATGAGGAGCCGATCAACACAATGTTTGGAGATATGATTGGAAAGGCAATCGATTACATACTTGTCTTTTTTCTATATGGCATCGCAGTGATCATGCTCGCAGGGGCAGGCTCTGCATTCTACGAAAGTTTCGGCGTGGCCCCATGGCTCGGTTCGCTGATCATGATGGTGGCGGTGTTCGTCACCCTGCTGCTCGACTTCAATAAGATCGTCGCGGTTCTTGGTGCAGTGACGCCATTTCTGGTGGCATTCGTACTCATCATCGCAGCGTTCAATGTATTCAACCCGGTTGTGCCGCTCGGTGAAGTGAACCAGTACGCACAGATCGACCGTACACCATCCGGCCACTGGTGGTGGGACGCAATTACTTACAGCGGTCTTGTACTCGCGACCGCATTCAGCTTCCTGTCCATCATGGGCTCTGAGGCATCGAAGCATAAGGCTGCGAGGCGCGGAGCCTTGGTGGGCGGCATCATCATCATGCTCTTGATGCTGCTGATCAACGGCGGCATGCTTGCGAACCTCAATACCGCCAACGAGGCGGCACTGCCTACCCTGCTGCTCGCAGAGGGCGTGCACCCGGCGCTGAGTGTGGGACTGTCGGTTGTCATGCTGCTGGTCATCTATAATACGGCAGTCGGGCTGATGTACCCGTTCCTGACACGCTTTGCCACCGCGTATTCCGGCAAGTATAAGATCATGCTTGCTGTGGGGCTGCTGTTCGGCTACGCCTTGAGCTTTGTCGGATTCGTGGATCTGGTCAACATATTCTATCCAATCTTCGGATACATCGGCCTGTTCATCGCAGGCGGCCTCACCATCCGCTGGGTGGCGAACAAATTTTCAAAGAAAAGGCTCGTATAG
- a CDS encoding flavodoxin family protein — protein sequence MKLKALILNTTLKYGEDPSNTEVLAREVMDIYEDHGVETEVVRLNDYNIRYGISDDMGDGDEFPQILEKVKAADIVLIGTPLWLGEKSSIATLAIERLYGSSSLTNDKGQSIFYNKVGGVVVTGNEDGAKHAAQSILYGLSHIGFTIPPNVDTYWVGDAGPGPSYMDTDRDNEFTKQHVKMLAYNTMHLAKMFREHPIPAEGNTME from the coding sequence ATGAAACTGAAGGCTTTGATACTCAATACGACATTGAAATACGGTGAGGATCCATCCAATACGGAAGTGTTGGCACGTGAAGTGATGGACATCTATGAGGACCATGGGGTGGAGACGGAAGTCGTGCGCCTCAATGACTACAACATCCGCTACGGCATTTCCGACGACATGGGAGACGGAGATGAATTCCCTCAAATACTCGAGAAGGTCAAGGCGGCGGACATCGTCCTCATCGGTACACCGCTCTGGCTCGGTGAGAAGAGCAGCATTGCGACACTGGCCATAGAGCGTCTGTACGGGAGCTCTTCACTTACGAACGACAAGGGCCAATCAATCTTCTACAACAAGGTCGGCGGAGTGGTTGTGACGGGAAATGAAGACGGTGCGAAGCATGCGGCACAGTCGATCCTCTACGGCCTCTCCCACATCGGTTTCACCATCCCGCCGAACGTCGATACGTATTGGGTCGGAGATGCAGGGCCGGGGCCATCGTATATGGACACGGACCGCGACAACGAGTTCACGAAACAGCATGTAAAGATGCTCGCCTACAACACGATGCATCTGGCCAAGATGTTCAGGGAACATCCGATACCGGCAGAAGGCAATACGATGGAATAG
- a CDS encoding YtoQ family protein, with protein sequence MQLTVYLAGQIHDDWREEVKQIADEKDLPLDFVGPQTNHDRSDNIGEDILGEQPSGFFKDDAASAVNNLRTQVLMQKSDVVIALFGEKYKQWNTAMDASAAVTLGKPLIIVRPEELIHPLKELSNKANITVETVEQALDVLAYIYE encoded by the coding sequence ATGCAACTTACAGTATATTTAGCAGGACAGATTCATGACGACTGGCGTGAGGAAGTAAAGCAGATTGCGGATGAGAAGGATTTGCCACTCGACTTCGTCGGCCCGCAGACGAACCATGACCGTTCGGATAATATCGGAGAAGACATTTTGGGCGAACAGCCGAGCGGCTTCTTCAAGGATGATGCCGCTTCTGCAGTGAACAACCTCCGCACGCAGGTGCTGATGCAGAAGTCGGATGTCGTGATTGCGCTCTTCGGTGAGAAGTACAAGCAGTGGAATACGGCGATGGATGCAAGTGCTGCTGTGACGCTCGGCAAGCCACTCATCATCGTACGCCCTGAAGAACTGATCCATCCGCTGAAAGAGTTGTCCAACAAGGCGAACATCACGGTGGAGACGGTCGAGCAGGCGCTTGATGTCCTCGCCTACATCTACGAGTAG
- a CDS encoding pyrimidine dimer DNA glycosylase/endonuclease V — translation MQIFRVSPDHEVSARYLDNRRLSKQVLELYQILRVNLSLVGVLDTNTRYQHHPIMKHVYNAGNPYITDTYRLLEECDLEHQRRGGKRSPDFREDLESLKRLIEGHLDDDLWNHDPLPPLYVFGDDRVYGDSAYDLYVSLLHDKWTADTIAPRCGTGLKK, via the coding sequence ATGCAGATATTCAGAGTAAGTCCAGATCATGAAGTGAGTGCAAGGTATCTCGACAACCGGCGATTAAGCAAGCAGGTTCTGGAGCTCTATCAGATCCTGCGGGTCAATTTGAGCCTGGTCGGGGTGTTGGACACAAACACACGTTATCAGCACCACCCGATCATGAAGCATGTGTATAATGCCGGGAACCCGTACATTACAGATACCTACCGCCTGCTTGAAGAGTGCGACCTGGAGCATCAGCGGCGGGGTGGCAAGCGGAGTCCGGATTTCAGGGAAGACCTCGAATCACTGAAGAGGTTGATCGAGGGTCATCTGGATGATGACCTGTGGAACCATGACCCGCTTCCCCCACTCTATGTATTCGGGGACGATCGTGTATATGGTGATTCGGCATATGACCTATATGTATCACTCCTCCACGACAAATGGACGGCGGATACCATCGCCCCGCGGTGCGGGACGGGACTGAAGAAATGA